From the Budorcas taxicolor isolate Tak-1 chromosome 1, Takin1.1, whole genome shotgun sequence genome, one window contains:
- the HRH1 gene encoding histamine H1 receptor: protein MTCPNSSCIFEDKMCEGNKTAPASDAQLMPLVVVLSTISLVTVGLNLLVLYAVRSERKLHTVGNLYIVSLSVADLIVGVVVMPINILYLLRCRWSLGRPLCLFWLSMDYVASTASIFSVFILCIDRYRSVQQPLKYLRYRTKTRASVTILAAWFLSFLWIIPILSWRHFQPKTPEPTGDKCETDFYKVMWFKIMTAIINFYLPTLLMLWFYAKIYKAVRQHCQHRELINGSFPSFSDVKMKPENLQVGAKKPGKESPWEVLKRKPKDTGGGPVLKPPSQEPKEVTSLGVFSQEKDGEPGKFYSFPLDTVQTQPEAEGSGRGYAAINQSQNRFEMGEEGLNMPGAKEALEDQIQGDCQSFSRTDSDTPAELAPGKGKSRSESSTGLEYIKFTWKRLRSHSRQYVSGLHMNRERKAAKQLGFIMAAFIVCWIPYFIFFMVVAFCESCSNERVHMFTIWLGYINSTLNPLIYPLCNENFKKTFKKILHIRS from the coding sequence ATGACCTGTCCCAATTCCTCCTGCATCTTCGAAGACAAGATGTGTGAGGGGAATAAGACCGCCCCTGCCAGCGATGCCCAGCTGATGCCCCTGGTGGTGGTCCTGAGCACCATCTCCTTGGTCACAGTGGGACTCAACCTGCTGGTCCTGTACGCTGTGCGCAGCGAGCGGAAACTGCACACGGTGGGGAACCTCTACATCGTCAGCCTCTCGGTGGCCGATCTGATCGTGGGGGTGGTCGTCATGCCCATAAACATCCTCTACCTCCTCAGGTGCAGGTGGTCCCTGGGGCGCCCTCTCTGCCTCTTCTGGCTTTCCATGGACTATGTGGCCAGCACGGCGTCCATTTTCAGCGTCTTCATCCTGTGCATCGACCGCTACCGTTCTGTGCAGCAGCCCCTCAAGTACCTGCGGTATCGTACCAAGACCCGAGCATCCGTCACCATCCTAGCTGCCTGGTTTCTGTCCTTCCTGTGGATTATCCCCATTCTGAGCTGGCGTCACTTCCAGCCGAAGACCCCAGAGCCCACGGGGGACAAGTGTGAGACGGACTTCTACAAAGTCATGTGGTTCAAAATCATGACCGCCATCATCAACTTCTACCTGCCCACCTTGCTCATGCTCTGGTTCTATGCTAAGATCTACAAGGCTGTGCGGCAACACTGCCAGCACCGAGAGCTCATCAACGGGTCCTTCCCCTCCTTCTCTGACGTGAAGATGAAGCCAGAGAACCTCCAGGTGGGCGCCAAGAAACCAGGGAAGGAGTCCCCCTGGGAGGTTCTGAAAAGGAAGCCAAAAGACACCGGGGGTGGACCTGTCTTGAAGCCACCATCCCAGGAGCCAAAGGAGGTGACATCTCTAGGCGTCTTCAGCCAAGAGAAGGATGGGGAACCGGGCAAATTCTACTCCTTCCCGCTTGACACTGTGCAGACGCAGCCAGAGGCAGAGGGGAGTGGCAGGGGCTATGCAGCCATCAACCAGAGCCAGAACCGGTTTGAGATGGGTGAGGAGGGCCTGAACATGCCTGGGGCTAAGGAGGCCTTAGAGGATCAGATCCAAGGTGACTGCCAGTCCTTCTCCCGGACAGACTCGGACACCCCCGCAGAGCTGGCACCGGGGAAAGGCAAGTCGAGAAGCGAGTCTAGCACAGGCCTGGAGTACATCAAGTTCACTTGGAAGAGGCTGCGCTCGCATTCGCGACAGTACGTGTCTGGGTTGCACATGAACCGAGAGCGGAAGGCCGCCAAGCAGCTGGGTTTTATCATGGCGGCCTTCATCGTCTGCTGGATTCCTTACTTCATCTTCTTCATGGTCGTTGCCTTCTGCGAGAGCTGCTCTAACGAGCGTGTGCACATGTTCACCATCTGGCTGGGCTACATCAACTCCACGCTGAACCCCCTCATCTACCCCTTGTGCAATGAGAACTTCAAGAAGACCTTCAAGAAAATTCTGCACATTCGTTCCTAG